A portion of the Streptomyces sp. NBC_01335 genome contains these proteins:
- a CDS encoding thioesterase II family protein: MTNPVPTPPSADGDATLLFCLPYAGGSSLAFRSWTDELPGYEVVTSDYPGHLLRPGERLVRSMDRMVGLLCGELVDRWDRPFVLLGSSMGALVAFELARRAEAVGRPPAAVVLLSCAAPSLLPLLPPVAGLGDEAFLAAFAARYGGPVHHLLDDPASRDLLLPIVRADMELFEDYARSCPAPVGCDLIVIAGADDPVVTPDSARAWEDFSKGRVDSLTVPGGHFVVESNTAEVTAALRPLLDRRLPAA, from the coding sequence ATGACGAATCCTGTGCCCACACCCCCTTCCGCGGACGGGGACGCCACCTTGCTGTTCTGTCTGCCGTACGCCGGCGGCAGCAGCCTGGCGTTCCGCTCCTGGACCGACGAGCTGCCCGGCTACGAGGTCGTCACCAGCGACTACCCGGGGCACCTGCTGCGCCCCGGCGAGCGGCTCGTGCGGAGCATGGACCGGATGGTCGGCCTGCTCTGCGGCGAGCTGGTGGACCGCTGGGACCGCCCGTTCGTGCTGCTGGGCTCCAGCATGGGAGCGCTGGTGGCCTTCGAACTGGCGCGGCGGGCCGAGGCGGTGGGCCGGCCGCCGGCCGCCGTGGTCCTGCTGTCGTGCGCGGCGCCCAGCCTGCTGCCGCTGCTGCCACCGGTCGCCGGACTCGGCGACGAGGCGTTCCTCGCCGCCTTCGCCGCCCGCTACGGCGGTCCGGTGCACCACCTGCTGGACGACCCGGCCTCGCGCGATCTGCTGCTGCCGATCGTGCGGGCCGACATGGAGCTGTTCGAGGACTACGCCCGGTCGTGCCCCGCACCGGTGGGCTGCGACCTGATCGTGATCGCCGGCGCCGACGACCCCGTGGTGACCCCCGACTCCGCCCGCGCCTGGGAGGACTTCTCCAAGGGCCGGGTGGACAGCCTGACCGTTCCCGGCGGCCACTTCGTCGTCGAGTCGAACACCGCCGAGGTGACGGCCGCCCTGCGTCCCCTGCTCGACCGGCGGCTCCCTGCCGCCTGA
- a CDS encoding polyketide synthase: protein MTDRHTEVSPTDVAIIGIACNFAGAPGPEAFWERICEGRELLTHFSEDDLRAAGIPEQLLANPDYIRVSSLVDGAGDFDADFFGITPSESRLMDPQHRLMLELGWHAMEDAGYDPSRYPGDVGVFVGGGRHAYLRYIEPEFDPEDHLDGSIRGLQADIGNYGDFLATRISYRLGLTGPSLNVQTACSTALVAVHLACQSLFLGESDLALAGGVNLHTPQVNGYLYEEGSICSPDGRLRPFDADANGSVFGNGGGLVVLKRLSDAMAEGDRVIAVIKGSAINNDGSEKMTFTGPSVDGQAEVISRALRVADVDPATVGFVETHGTGTALGDPIEVAALVSAFGPAADDAAGCALGAVKAQIGHLGTSAGVAGIIKAALVLERAEIPPMVNFTSLNPGIELTGSPFYIPTESRPFEGLRRAGVSAFGVGGTNAHAVLEQAPAAAPVPLDSGDGQEGRVLPFVLSARSADALAALRTAHGLALRSRPGRAADAAHVLARGRKRFRHRTFVTAATAEEAAAQLTSGATTISGVAPEAELPVVFAFAGEGGQYAGLGRALYEGDAAYRRTVDDLSELALDIAGFDVRALLYPEPGDEEVAADRLSRALWAQPAMFVSQYALATSLIAAGVVPHTMVGHSLGEYAAACVAGMLSTSDALRLVSTRGRLMQEETPDGAMLAVGLDEDELRAILPADLDVAGVNAVGQCVVSGATGAIDAFQAHLEETDLRHTRLGTSNAAHSRLMAGIVEEYRALLARVEFGKPSMRIVSTVTGREIGPDEMADPEYWIRHMLQPVRFRDAARTVLEDGPVTVVEAGPGRALTRMFENSGGAAESRPVTPWMRNEWSPKSTAELLGAVWVQGGRIDWDRQFAGLEPHRVSLPGYPFERSEHWIDVTQDHSPVELPGLRRSSRITGWLQVPRWTVAPPSEAAPAPAGPRRVLLPRPAVSAAADALASALEAAGHSVVPLLPGDRPELDPAGSRLVVRPGDHDDLRLLYELLAAGGSGVDTVLFAGLPDRGAGQGPLAGRVTDALEQGFWPLVTAVRGVAADRGERGLDVLVVTADRHQVAADDPIDPVASLLTGPCRVLPQEYPTVRLAELDLSAGLEPKAAAALVLAELGRPVTARTVAHRAGIRRLLAHEPLPALTAGRPWRDGCSYLITGGLGAIGLALAEDAAESAGVTLVLTHRSAWPAEDEWERVAEDPATSPEWRERVAVLLRLRRAGAAVHCVRADAADREAMREVRERYGPFHGVVHAAGVPSGRLAAVLDDEHVRRVMSPKVDGALVLDEVVSDATTEWTAYCSSMSAVVGGLGHTDYCSANAFLDAFAQWRTAAGRRTVSLGFDAWTEGGMAVKEATRSRTTSAAEEDGEDWRPFEHPVFSARAGGPGYGVFRGELRRGADWILDEHRVAGRSLVPGTAVVEFVRAAAEAHLGTTGFDITELDLLRPLSAPGATLAFTVRVDGSAGDDDEVTVTVFGLGPDQQWYRQAVGRIEPGAPGAEPQERLEIPAGSGEAGSLPGSDLITFGPRWDNIERIWRSGADELLLDCRLPSRFTDDLGRYGIHPALLDTAAGALVSGVSDRVHLPMSYERITVHAPMPARIVSRITHRESGESGSLLFDVRVQDGAGQPVLDILGYSLREVDPDRVAADLGADADAVPAAAANRSLVSTEAGDLSALRMVPAERHEPAAGEIEVEVRATGLNFKEVLIAAGALDAPGPDHRFGLECAGVVTAVGEGVSRFRVGDAVMAVGASCFSDYVVVRDALACRIPAGMTFSQAASIPVAFTTAYDCLVNVGALARGERVLVHAAAGGVGLAALQIAAHRGAEVFATAGNETKRNVVEGLGATLVMDSRSLDFEAETLAAGGVDVVLNSLAGEFIPAGMRTLRPRGRFVEIGRRDILANTPLDLGLFASGRTFGAYNPEIDGDAWERAWRSVVELLQQGVITPLPVRTFGADEADEAFSFMSRAHHIGKVVVIRTGGNEPVTGHGADAGEAAGAEGITARRGVLAFRDALGAGPAHVLVSRRVPAATGDQFVVAGHVLQGGGTGSSVHSRPELPYPLTPLEGDTEERLGALWGGLLSIEQIGRDDRFLDLGGDSLYATQLVARIRNAFGVRVAPADILGGLSVRELAELIDRRLTAATEAGA, encoded by the coding sequence ATGACTGACCGCCACACGGAGGTCTCGCCCACAGATGTCGCCATCATCGGGATCGCCTGCAACTTCGCGGGCGCACCCGGGCCCGAGGCATTCTGGGAGCGCATCTGCGAAGGCCGCGAGCTGCTGACCCACTTCAGCGAGGACGATCTGCGGGCCGCCGGGATACCCGAGCAGCTGCTGGCCAACCCCGACTACATCCGGGTGAGCAGCCTGGTCGACGGGGCAGGCGACTTCGACGCCGACTTCTTCGGCATCACCCCCAGCGAGTCCCGGCTGATGGACCCGCAGCACCGGCTGATGCTCGAACTCGGCTGGCACGCGATGGAGGACGCGGGCTACGACCCGTCCCGCTATCCGGGTGACGTCGGCGTGTTCGTCGGCGGCGGCCGGCACGCGTACCTGCGCTACATCGAGCCGGAGTTCGACCCCGAGGACCACCTCGACGGTTCCATCCGCGGCCTGCAGGCGGACATCGGCAACTACGGCGACTTCCTGGCGACCCGGATCTCGTACCGGCTGGGCCTGACCGGGCCGAGCCTGAACGTGCAGACGGCGTGCTCCACCGCGCTGGTGGCCGTCCACCTGGCCTGCCAGAGCCTGTTCCTCGGCGAGTCGGACCTCGCCCTCGCGGGCGGCGTGAACCTGCACACCCCGCAGGTCAACGGCTACCTCTACGAGGAGGGTTCGATCTGCTCGCCGGACGGGCGGCTTCGCCCGTTCGACGCGGACGCCAACGGCTCGGTGTTCGGCAACGGCGGCGGCCTGGTCGTGTTGAAGCGGCTGTCGGACGCGATGGCCGAGGGCGACCGGGTGATCGCGGTCATCAAGGGCTCGGCGATCAACAACGACGGCTCGGAGAAGATGACCTTCACCGGGCCGAGCGTCGACGGCCAGGCCGAGGTGATCAGCCGGGCGCTGCGGGTCGCCGACGTCGACCCGGCGACCGTCGGATTCGTGGAGACCCACGGCACCGGGACAGCGCTGGGCGACCCGATCGAGGTGGCCGCGCTGGTCTCGGCGTTCGGACCGGCGGCCGACGACGCCGCGGGCTGCGCGCTGGGCGCGGTCAAGGCGCAGATCGGCCATCTGGGCACTTCGGCGGGCGTCGCCGGGATCATCAAGGCGGCACTGGTGCTGGAGCGGGCGGAGATCCCGCCGATGGTCAACTTCACCAGTCTCAACCCGGGCATCGAGCTGACCGGTTCGCCGTTCTACATCCCCACCGAGTCCCGGCCGTTCGAGGGGCTGCGCCGGGCCGGCGTGAGCGCCTTCGGCGTCGGCGGCACCAACGCGCACGCGGTGCTGGAGCAGGCCCCGGCCGCCGCGCCCGTACCGCTGGACTCCGGGGACGGGCAGGAGGGTCGGGTCCTGCCGTTCGTGCTGTCGGCCCGCTCGGCCGACGCGCTGGCCGCGCTGCGCACCGCCCACGGCCTCGCGCTGCGCTCGCGCCCCGGGCGGGCGGCGGACGCCGCCCACGTGCTGGCGCGGGGCCGCAAGCGTTTCCGGCACCGCACCTTCGTCACCGCCGCCACCGCCGAGGAGGCAGCGGCCCAGCTGACCTCGGGCGCGACGACGATCAGCGGGGTGGCTCCGGAGGCCGAACTGCCGGTGGTGTTCGCCTTCGCGGGCGAGGGCGGGCAGTACGCGGGCCTGGGCCGCGCGCTGTACGAGGGCGACGCCGCCTACCGGCGCACCGTCGACGACTTGTCCGAACTCGCCCTGGACATCGCCGGTTTCGACGTCCGCGCGCTGCTCTACCCCGAGCCGGGCGACGAGGAGGTCGCCGCGGACCGGCTGAGCCGCGCCCTGTGGGCGCAGCCCGCGATGTTCGTCTCCCAGTACGCGCTCGCCACCTCGCTGATCGCGGCGGGCGTCGTCCCGCACACCATGGTCGGCCACAGCCTCGGCGAGTACGCCGCCGCCTGCGTGGCGGGGATGCTCAGCACGTCCGACGCGCTGCGGCTGGTGTCCACCCGCGGGCGGCTGATGCAGGAGGAGACGCCGGACGGCGCGATGCTGGCCGTCGGACTCGACGAGGACGAGCTGCGCGCGATCCTGCCCGCCGACCTGGACGTCGCGGGTGTCAACGCCGTGGGGCAGTGCGTGGTGTCCGGGGCGACGGGGGCGATCGACGCGTTCCAGGCGCACCTGGAGGAGACCGACCTGCGGCACACCCGGCTCGGTACCTCCAACGCCGCGCACTCGCGGCTGATGGCGGGCATCGTGGAGGAGTACCGGGCGCTGCTGGCGCGGGTGGAGTTCGGCAAGCCGTCGATGCGGATCGTCTCGACCGTCACCGGCCGCGAGATCGGGCCGGACGAGATGGCCGACCCCGAGTACTGGATCCGCCACATGCTCCAGCCGGTGCGGTTCCGCGACGCGGCCCGCACGGTGCTGGAGGACGGCCCCGTCACCGTGGTCGAGGCCGGACCGGGCCGGGCGCTCACCCGCATGTTCGAGAACTCCGGCGGCGCGGCGGAGAGTCGCCCGGTCACTCCGTGGATGCGGAACGAGTGGTCGCCGAAGAGCACGGCGGAGCTGCTCGGCGCCGTCTGGGTGCAGGGTGGGCGGATCGACTGGGACCGGCAGTTCGCCGGTCTGGAGCCGCACCGGGTGTCGCTGCCCGGCTACCCGTTCGAGCGTTCCGAGCACTGGATCGACGTCACGCAGGACCACTCCCCCGTCGAACTGCCGGGCCTGCGGCGCTCGTCCCGGATCACGGGCTGGCTGCAGGTGCCGCGCTGGACGGTCGCACCGCCGTCCGAGGCCGCTCCGGCGCCGGCCGGGCCCCGGCGCGTGCTGCTGCCGCGGCCCGCGGTCTCCGCCGCCGCCGACGCGCTGGCGTCGGCGCTGGAGGCGGCCGGGCACAGCGTCGTACCACTGCTTCCCGGCGACCGTCCCGAACTGGACCCGGCCGGCTCCCGGCTCGTCGTCCGCCCGGGCGACCACGACGACCTGCGGCTGCTGTACGAGCTCCTCGCCGCGGGTGGGTCCGGCGTCGACACGGTGCTCTTCGCCGGGCTCCCCGACCGGGGCGCGGGTCAGGGCCCGCTCGCGGGGCGCGTCACCGACGCGCTGGAGCAGGGGTTCTGGCCGCTCGTCACGGCGGTGCGCGGCGTCGCCGCCGATCGCGGCGAGCGCGGTCTGGACGTCCTGGTCGTGACCGCCGACCGCCACCAGGTGGCGGCGGACGACCCGATCGACCCGGTGGCGTCCCTGCTGACCGGCCCCTGCCGGGTGCTGCCGCAGGAGTACCCGACGGTGCGCCTGGCCGAGCTGGACCTGTCGGCGGGCTTGGAGCCGAAGGCCGCTGCCGCGCTGGTCCTGGCCGAGCTGGGCAGGCCCGTGACGGCCCGCACCGTCGCGCACCGCGCCGGGATACGCCGGCTGCTGGCCCACGAGCCGCTGCCCGCGCTGACCGCGGGGCGGCCGTGGCGGGACGGCTGCAGCTACCTGATCACCGGCGGCCTGGGCGCGATCGGCCTGGCCCTGGCCGAGGACGCGGCGGAGTCGGCCGGCGTCACCCTGGTGCTGACGCACCGTTCGGCGTGGCCCGCCGAGGACGAGTGGGAGCGCGTCGCCGAGGACCCGGCCACCTCGCCGGAGTGGCGGGAGAGGGTCGCGGTGCTGCTCCGGCTGCGCCGCGCGGGCGCGGCGGTGCACTGCGTGCGGGCCGACGCCGCCGACCGCGAGGCGATGCGCGAGGTGCGTGAGCGCTACGGGCCCTTCCACGGCGTGGTGCACGCCGCCGGTGTGCCCAGCGGGCGGCTGGCGGCGGTGCTGGACGACGAGCACGTCCGCCGGGTGATGTCGCCGAAGGTGGACGGCGCCCTGGTGCTGGACGAGGTGGTCTCCGACGCCACGACCGAGTGGACGGCCTACTGCTCCTCGATGTCCGCGGTGGTCGGCGGCCTCGGCCACACCGACTACTGCAGCGCCAACGCCTTCCTCGACGCCTTCGCGCAGTGGCGCACCGCGGCCGGGCGCCGCACCGTCTCGCTGGGCTTCGACGCCTGGACCGAGGGCGGGATGGCGGTCAAGGAGGCCACGCGCTCGCGCACCACGTCCGCCGCCGAAGAGGACGGCGAGGACTGGCGGCCCTTCGAACACCCGGTGTTCTCCGCGCGCGCCGGAGGGCCGGGTTACGGCGTCTTCCGGGGCGAGCTGCGCCGGGGCGCCGACTGGATCCTGGACGAACACCGGGTGGCCGGCCGGTCCCTGGTGCCCGGCACCGCCGTCGTCGAGTTCGTCAGGGCCGCCGCCGAGGCGCACCTGGGCACCACCGGCTTCGACATCACCGAGCTGGACCTGCTGCGTCCGCTCAGTGCCCCCGGCGCCACGCTCGCCTTCACCGTGCGCGTGGACGGGTCCGCCGGCGACGACGACGAGGTGACGGTCACCGTCTTCGGCCTCGGTCCCGACCAGCAGTGGTACCGCCAGGCCGTCGGCCGGATCGAGCCCGGCGCGCCGGGCGCCGAGCCGCAGGAGCGGCTGGAGATCCCGGCGGGCAGCGGCGAGGCGGGCAGCCTGCCGGGCTCCGACCTCATCACCTTCGGCCCGCGCTGGGACAACATCGAGCGGATCTGGCGGAGCGGCGCGGACGAGCTGCTGCTCGACTGCCGGCTCCCGTCGCGGTTCACCGACGACCTGGGCCGCTACGGGATCCACCCGGCCCTGCTGGACACGGCTGCCGGCGCGCTGGTGTCCGGTGTCAGCGACCGCGTGCACCTGCCGATGTCCTACGAGCGGATCACCGTGCACGCCCCGATGCCGGCCCGGATCGTCAGCCGCATCACCCACCGGGAGTCCGGCGAGAGCGGCTCGCTCCTCTTCGACGTACGCGTCCAGGACGGGGCAGGGCAGCCGGTCCTCGACATCCTCGGCTACTCGCTGCGCGAGGTGGACCCCGACCGGGTCGCGGCGGACCTCGGCGCCGACGCGGACGCGGTACCCGCCGCGGCGGCCAACCGCAGCCTGGTCTCCACCGAGGCGGGCGACCTGAGCGCCCTGCGCATGGTGCCCGCCGAGCGGCACGAGCCCGCCGCCGGCGAGATCGAGGTCGAGGTCAGGGCTACGGGCCTGAACTTCAAGGAGGTCCTGATCGCCGCGGGGGCTCTGGACGCCCCCGGCCCGGACCACCGCTTCGGCCTGGAGTGCGCCGGCGTCGTGACCGCCGTCGGCGAGGGCGTGAGCCGCTTCCGGGTCGGCGACGCGGTGATGGCGGTCGGCGCGTCCTGCTTCTCCGACTACGTCGTGGTCCGCGACGCGCTCGCCTGCCGCATCCCGGCCGGGATGACCTTCAGCCAGGCGGCTTCCATCCCGGTCGCCTTCACCACCGCCTACGACTGCCTGGTCAACGTCGGCGCGCTGGCGCGCGGCGAGCGGGTCCTCGTGCACGCGGCGGCCGGCGGGGTGGGCCTGGCGGCCCTGCAGATCGCCGCCCACCGCGGCGCCGAGGTGTTCGCCACGGCCGGCAACGAGACCAAGCGGAACGTGGTCGAGGGCCTGGGCGCCACCCTGGTGATGGACTCCCGCTCGCTGGACTTCGAGGCGGAGACCCTGGCCGCGGGCGGCGTCGACGTGGTGCTCAACTCGCTGGCCGGGGAGTTCATCCCGGCGGGCATGCGCACACTGCGCCCCCGGGGCCGGTTCGTCGAGATCGGCCGCCGCGACATCCTCGCCAACACCCCGCTGGACCTCGGGCTGTTCGCCTCGGGGCGCACCTTCGGCGCGTACAACCCGGAGATCGACGGGGACGCGTGGGAGCGGGCCTGGCGCTCGGTGGTCGAACTGCTCCAGCAGGGCGTGATCACCCCCCTGCCGGTGCGGACCTTCGGGGCGGACGAGGCCGACGAGGCCTTCTCGTTCATGTCCCGCGCCCACCACATCGGCAAGGTCGTCGTGATCCGGACGGGCGGCAACGAGCCGGTGACCGGTCACGGCGCCGACGCCGGCGAAGCGGCAGGGGCCGAGGGCATCACCGCGCGGCGGGGCGTCCTGGCGTTCCGCGACGCGCTGGGCGCCGGCCCCGCGCACGTCCTGGTCAGCCGGCGGGTGCCGGCCGCCACCGGCGACCAGTTCGTCGTGGCCGGCCACGTCCTCCAAGGCGGCGGCACCGGCTCCTCCGTCCACTCGCGGCCCGAACTGCCCTACCCGCTCACGCCGCTGGAGGGCGACACCGAGGAGCGGCTGGGCGCACTGTGGGGCGGTCTGCTGAGCATCGAGCAGATCGGGCGCGACGACCGCTTCCTCGACCTGGGCGGCGATTCGCTCTACGCCACGCAGCTGGTGGCCCGGATCAGGAACGCCTTCGGCGTCCGGGTCGCCCCGGCCGACATCCTCGGCGGGCTGAGCGTGCGCGAGCTGGCCGAGCTGATCGACCGCAGGCTGACGGCCGCCACCGAGGCGGGCGCATGA
- a CDS encoding non-ribosomal peptide synthetase, whose protein sequence is MTVITGPAAPAQQRLWLLDQLYPDNWSYHIESSLDLTGTLEVPVLRRAVGDLAARHEALRTTFAEEGGELVLRVADRVVPRFEQADLSGEPDPRRAALERSAAVRREPMDLTAGPLFRVLLCRTGPAEHTLTLFIHHILADGWSLGVLWEDLGRLYSRRLGPGPAPEPAGLPYREHAALQTARQRTPEARAELDRWLERLRGVEPDNSLRADLARPPVPSFRGRTLELELPAELAGALREAARSTGNSLFMLLAAGFAADLAHYDRRTEVVVATQSSGRADPRVARTVGFFVDTLPLRFELEGDPTLAQVVEQAKEGTLAAYAAEYVTYDRLAQELSPSGDRSRNPLAQVAFQLMNVPIPPVVFGDLAVRRRWDTTSAAKFDLNVMLVPDGEGLLGLVTYAVDLFEEETVREIWRTYLHVLGLLVRDPQARLWQLPLLDGARQAEVAARSVGPALPADGAPDLLAALERWSRQDGGRTAVTAAGRRIGYAELWSGSGAVAAALREAGAEPGEVVAVACAARADTVLAVVGAWRAGAGVLVLEPGPLSPRAEGLLDELKVTTGVLGPGEPPRVPGLRWVATGGAAEVPPRWAAGPDATAYVVSTSGSTGRPRTVAASMGAFAGHVLRGAAGLDRDRVVVQVPPPSFDPGMRDVFTTLAAGAELVIPDGVEDNPVDAVASVLAEGRADTLLAAVPGVLEAVALQLERQGVRPALRTVRCCGEALPRSVAELVVRVLGCVPHNDYGPSEATMVSVSGHTDPDRVRTTTMPIGRPLPGVGAWVLGPAGQLLPPCFTGEIHLSGPHLTAGYLGDPEATAERFVHHPGIADGERLHRTGDLGRYAPDGRLHWLARADRQAKVRGMRIDLVEVETVLSGHPAVLDAVATPHGEGTRARLVAYAVAPGATGTELRDHLRARLPRGSVPSVVELVEAIPRSARGKVQWSLLPEPRPVRTGSAPLTEAFEAEVAEIWREVLGRAEVSAEDDFFDLLSAEDDFFELGGHSLAAMQLAARLTVPAGRPVTVQDVFDHPTLRELAAFARPLTDAPDTDD, encoded by the coding sequence ATGACCGTGATCACCGGTCCCGCCGCCCCGGCGCAGCAGCGGCTGTGGCTGCTGGACCAGCTCTACCCGGACAACTGGTCGTACCACATCGAGAGTTCGCTGGACCTGACCGGCACCCTGGAGGTGCCGGTCCTGCGGCGGGCGGTCGGCGACCTGGCCGCCCGGCACGAGGCGCTGCGGACCACCTTCGCCGAGGAGGGGGGCGAGCTGGTGCTGCGGGTCGCCGACCGGGTCGTCCCCCGCTTCGAGCAGGCCGACCTGAGCGGCGAGCCGGACCCCCGGCGGGCCGCCCTGGAGCGGTCCGCCGCGGTACGGCGGGAGCCGATGGACCTGACGGCGGGGCCGCTCTTCCGGGTCCTGCTGTGTCGTACCGGGCCCGCCGAGCACACGCTGACCCTGTTCATCCACCACATCCTGGCGGACGGCTGGTCGCTGGGCGTCCTGTGGGAGGACCTCGGACGGCTCTACAGCCGGCGGCTGGGCCCGGGGCCGGCGCCGGAGCCGGCCGGGCTGCCCTACCGCGAGCACGCCGCGCTCCAGACCGCGCGGCAGCGCACCCCCGAGGCGCGCGCCGAGCTGGATCGGTGGCTGGAGCGGCTGCGCGGGGTCGAGCCGGACAACTCGCTGCGGGCCGACCTCGCCCGTCCGCCGGTTCCCTCCTTCCGGGGGCGGACGCTGGAGCTGGAGCTCCCGGCCGAGCTGGCCGGTGCCCTGCGGGAGGCCGCGAGGAGCACGGGCAACAGCCTGTTCATGCTGCTGGCGGCCGGATTCGCGGCGGACCTCGCGCACTACGACCGGCGGACGGAGGTGGTCGTCGCCACGCAGTCCTCCGGCCGGGCGGACCCGCGCGTGGCGCGCACGGTCGGCTTCTTCGTCGACACCCTGCCGCTGCGCTTCGAGCTGGAGGGCGATCCGACGCTCGCCCAGGTGGTCGAGCAGGCCAAGGAGGGGACGCTCGCGGCGTACGCGGCCGAGTACGTCACCTACGACCGGCTGGCGCAGGAGCTGAGCCCGTCGGGCGACCGCTCCAGGAACCCGCTGGCGCAGGTCGCCTTCCAGCTGATGAACGTGCCGATCCCGCCGGTGGTCTTCGGCGACCTGGCGGTGCGGCGCCGGTGGGACACCACCTCGGCGGCGAAGTTCGACCTCAACGTGATGCTGGTGCCCGACGGCGAGGGCCTGCTCGGACTGGTCACCTACGCGGTGGACCTGTTCGAGGAGGAGACCGTCCGGGAGATCTGGCGGACGTACCTGCACGTGCTGGGGCTGCTGGTCCGCGACCCGCAGGCCCGGCTGTGGCAGCTGCCGCTGCTGGACGGCGCACGGCAGGCCGAGGTCGCGGCCCGGTCGGTGGGCCCGGCCCTGCCGGCCGACGGCGCACCCGACCTGCTGGCGGCGCTGGAGCGCTGGTCTCGGCAGGACGGCGGGCGGACCGCCGTCACCGCGGCCGGGCGCCGGATCGGCTACGCCGAGCTGTGGTCCGGCTCGGGGGCGGTCGCGGCGGCGCTGCGCGAGGCGGGCGCGGAGCCCGGCGAGGTGGTGGCGGTGGCCTGCGCGGCGCGGGCCGACACGGTGCTCGCCGTGGTCGGCGCGTGGCGGGCGGGGGCCGGCGTCCTCGTCCTGGAGCCGGGACCGCTGTCGCCGCGCGCCGAGGGCCTGCTCGACGAGCTGAAGGTGACCACCGGTGTGCTCGGCCCCGGCGAGCCGCCGCGCGTCCCCGGGTTGCGCTGGGTCGCGACCGGCGGTGCCGCCGAGGTGCCGCCGCGGTGGGCGGCCGGCCCGGACGCCACGGCCTACGTCGTGAGCACCTCCGGTTCCACTGGCCGGCCCCGTACCGTCGCCGCGTCGATGGGCGCGTTCGCCGGCCATGTGCTGCGCGGCGCGGCCGGGCTGGACCGCGACCGGGTGGTGGTGCAGGTGCCGCCGCCGAGCTTCGACCCGGGCATGCGGGACGTCTTCACCACGCTCGCGGCCGGCGCCGAGCTGGTGATCCCCGACGGCGTGGAGGACAACCCCGTGGACGCGGTGGCGTCGGTCCTGGCCGAAGGCCGCGCCGACACCTTGCTCGCGGCGGTGCCCGGCGTCCTGGAGGCCGTCGCGCTGCAGCTGGAGCGGCAGGGCGTCCGGCCGGCGCTGCGGACCGTCCGCTGCTGCGGCGAGGCGCTGCCCCGCTCGGTCGCGGAGCTGGTGGTGCGCGTCCTGGGCTGCGTACCGCACAACGACTACGGGCCCAGCGAGGCCACCATGGTGAGCGTCTCCGGTCACACCGACCCGGACCGGGTACGCACCACGACGATGCCGATCGGCCGGCCGCTGCCGGGCGTCGGCGCCTGGGTGCTCGGACCGGCGGGGCAGCTGCTGCCGCCGTGCTTCACCGGCGAGATCCACCTGTCGGGGCCGCACCTGACGGCGGGTTACCTCGGCGATCCCGAGGCCACCGCCGAGCGGTTCGTGCACCACCCGGGCATCGCGGACGGCGAGCGGCTGCACCGTACCGGCGACCTCGGCCGGTACGCGCCGGACGGCCGGCTGCACTGGCTGGCCCGCGCCGACCGGCAGGCCAAGGTCCGCGGCATGCGCATCGACCTGGTCGAGGTCGAGACGGTGCTGAGCGGCCACCCCGCCGTGCTCGACGCGGTCGCCACCCCGCACGGCGAGGGCACCCGGGCCAGGCTCGTCGCGTACGCGGTCGCACCCGGCGCCACCGGTACCGAGCTGCGCGACCACCTGCGCGCGCGGCTGCCCCGGGGCTCGGTGCCCTCGGTGGTGGAGCTGGTCGAGGCGATCCCGCGCAGCGCCCGCGGCAAGGTGCAGTGGTCGCTGCTGCCCGAGCCGCGCCCGGTGAGGACGGGATCCGCGCCGCTCACCGAGGCGTTCGAGGCGGAGGTCGCCGAGATCTGGCGGGAGGTCCTGGGCCGCGCCGAGGTGAGCGCCGAGGACGACTTCTTCGACCTGCTCTCCGCGGAGGACGACTTCTTCGAGCTCGGCGGCCATTCGCTGGCGGCGATGCAGCTGGCCGCCCGGCTCACCGTGCCGGCCGGGCGGCCGGTGACCGTCCAGGACGTCTTCGACCACCCGACCCTGCGCGAACTCGCCGCCTTCGCACGCCCCCTGACCGATGCGCCCGACACGGACGACTGA